From a single Couchioplanes caeruleus genomic region:
- a CDS encoding putative bifunctional diguanylate cyclase/phosphodiesterase, whose product MTAPATRVGRRRAQKQARPGPLPLAVAVLALAWSLVWLTVQDGGTTRPGYAGGPLAMLGAFLACRRIGAMIVVARPVRSFWRWFANAAICLGAGAAISFALANNRPGLSPYVAAPIMLGVAMALLAFLQLPRERRSSLRWTQLVLDGATVAVSGTLIFWYVVFQLADPATSPATLQGAAVVGVGGLIALVVIGRAAMSPASVVDPLSLRMLAVAPLTGVVSSVLLIAGSPTARLWLSVLSVPLVGLAMCLAAYRQQLVLGRPGVTAVAPARRSVYNALPLISVIATAALVITVSARQLDSHQRVVIVGAVLIAAFVVARQLLGLRANERMLGGIRRQQAELERLAMHDPLTGLANRARFGTVLGERLDAHLPASVLLVDIDDFKMVNDTMGHAVGDQLLYEVAQRLRHHSAVTHLPSRLGGDEFAVLLDTDEPVQAEAAAARILAALAVPFRVGEHHLLAHASIGVALAGPGDSADEMLRNADIAMYAAKASGKASYARFEPRMRNEVVNHARLGSELHNAIIRHELYLMYQPVFDITTGRMSGAEALVRWRHPVRGNVSPGDFIPVAERSGLIVPLGSWVLREACEQLARWHAEYGPAAIRSINVNVAARQLRESGFVDEVAAVLSDTGLVPANLVLEVTESSVVDGRQVRDTLEALHELGVRLALDDFGTGQSSLSLLRAFPVDVLKLDKSFVDGICDGEDRGRLAVAAAVAQLAEYLDLYAVAEGIETAAQLERLRQMGYRLGQGYYMAKPLPPAEMAALMVRTATAVPV is encoded by the coding sequence ATGACGGCACCAGCCACGCGGGTCGGCCGCCGGCGCGCGCAGAAGCAGGCCCGCCCGGGCCCGCTTCCGCTCGCCGTGGCGGTGCTCGCGCTGGCCTGGTCGCTGGTGTGGCTGACGGTGCAGGACGGGGGCACCACCCGGCCCGGGTACGCCGGCGGCCCGCTCGCGATGCTCGGCGCGTTCCTGGCCTGCCGCCGGATCGGTGCCATGATCGTCGTGGCGCGGCCGGTGCGCTCCTTCTGGCGATGGTTCGCCAACGCGGCCATCTGCCTGGGCGCCGGCGCCGCGATCAGCTTCGCGCTGGCCAACAACCGGCCGGGTCTCTCGCCGTACGTCGCCGCGCCGATCATGCTCGGCGTGGCCATGGCACTGCTGGCCTTCCTGCAACTGCCCCGCGAGCGCCGGTCCTCGCTGCGGTGGACACAACTCGTGCTCGACGGTGCCACCGTGGCCGTATCCGGCACGCTGATCTTCTGGTACGTCGTCTTCCAGCTCGCCGATCCCGCCACGTCGCCGGCCACCCTGCAGGGCGCCGCAGTCGTCGGCGTGGGCGGCCTCATCGCGCTCGTGGTGATCGGCCGCGCGGCGATGAGCCCGGCCAGTGTCGTGGACCCGCTGTCGCTGCGGATGCTCGCCGTCGCGCCGCTGACCGGGGTGGTCTCCTCGGTGCTGCTCATCGCCGGCAGCCCCACCGCCCGGCTGTGGCTGTCGGTGCTGTCCGTACCGCTGGTGGGGCTGGCGATGTGCCTGGCCGCGTACCGTCAGCAGCTCGTGCTGGGCCGCCCGGGCGTGACGGCGGTGGCGCCCGCGCGCCGCAGCGTCTACAACGCGCTGCCGCTGATCTCGGTGATCGCGACCGCGGCGCTGGTCATCACCGTCTCGGCGCGCCAGCTCGACTCGCACCAGCGCGTCGTCATCGTCGGCGCGGTGCTGATCGCCGCGTTCGTGGTCGCGCGGCAGCTGCTGGGCCTGCGCGCCAACGAGCGGATGCTCGGCGGGATCCGCCGCCAGCAGGCCGAGCTGGAACGGCTGGCGATGCACGACCCGCTGACCGGGCTGGCGAACCGGGCCCGCTTCGGCACCGTGCTCGGCGAACGGCTCGACGCGCACCTGCCGGCCAGCGTGCTGCTGGTCGACATCGACGACTTCAAGATGGTCAACGACACCATGGGGCACGCCGTCGGCGACCAGTTGCTCTACGAGGTGGCGCAGCGGCTGCGGCACCACAGCGCGGTCACCCACCTGCCGTCGCGGCTCGGCGGCGACGAGTTCGCCGTGCTGCTCGACACCGACGAGCCGGTGCAGGCCGAGGCCGCGGCCGCGCGCATCCTGGCCGCCCTGGCGGTGCCGTTCCGCGTCGGCGAGCACCACCTGCTCGCGCACGCCAGCATCGGCGTCGCGCTGGCCGGGCCGGGCGACAGCGCCGACGAGATGCTGCGCAACGCCGACATCGCGATGTACGCGGCGAAGGCCTCCGGCAAGGCGTCCTACGCCCGGTTCGAGCCGCGGATGCGCAACGAGGTCGTCAACCACGCCCGGCTCGGCAGCGAGCTGCACAACGCGATCATCCGGCACGAGCTGTACCTGATGTACCAGCCGGTCTTCGACATCACCACCGGCCGCATGTCCGGCGCGGAGGCGCTGGTGCGCTGGCGGCACCCCGTACGCGGCAACGTGTCGCCGGGCGACTTCATCCCGGTGGCCGAGCGCTCCGGGCTGATCGTGCCGCTCGGCTCGTGGGTGCTGCGCGAGGCGTGCGAACAGCTCGCCCGCTGGCACGCCGAGTACGGCCCCGCCGCGATCCGCTCGATCAACGTCAACGTGGCCGCGCGGCAGCTGCGCGAGTCGGGCTTCGTCGACGAGGTCGCGGCCGTGCTCAGCGACACCGGCCTCGTACCGGCGAACCTGGTGCTCGAGGTGACCGAGTCGTCGGTGGTCGACGGCCGGCAGGTGCGCGACACCCTCGAGGCGCTGCACGAGCTGGGCGTACGCCTGGCCCTCGACGACTTCGGCACCGGCCAGTCCAGCCTCAGCCTGCTGCGGGCGTTCCCGGTGGACGTGCTGAAGCTGGACAAGTCCTTCGTCGACGGCATCTGCGACGGCGAGGACCGGGGCCGCCTCGCGGTGGCCGCGGCCGTCGCGCAGCTCGCCGAATACCTCGACCTGTACGCCGTCGCGGAGGGCATCGAGACCGCCGCGCAGCTGGAACGGCTGCGGCAGATGGGATACCGGCTCGGCCAGGGCTACTACATGGCCAAGCCGCTCCCGCCGGCGGAGATGGCGGCCCTCATGGTGCGGACCGCCACCGCCGTCCCGGTCTAG